The DNA window GCCATTGATATTATCAGCAAGGCTATTGGTGAAGAAGAACGCGGTGCCGCTTTACATACTTCTTTGGCCCGCCAGCTTAACGAAGTACAGCGCCTCATTACTCAGGCACCTCCCAAACGCATGTTTTTGGAAGTATGGGATAAACCGCTTTTAACGGTTGGCAGGGACTCCTTTATCAACGATATTATCATTCGCGCCGGCGGCATTAATGTGGCAGCCGGCAAAAACGTTGATTACCTGTCCTGTGACATAGAAACACTATATTTTTATAATCCCGAAATTTATGTCGTCCTTAGTCACTATCGAAATGATACTCGCTCTTTGATAATAAGACCTGAGCTGTCAGATATTATGGCCGTTAAAAACGGCGAGGTTTACCAGATTGCCGACGATTTACTGGCCAGGCCGGGGCCCCGCAGTTTTATCGGCTTGGTAGAGCTGGCAAAAATTCTTCATCCTGCAGCAATGAAAGATTGGGAGAATAAATGAGACAACTAACACACAAAAAATTAATCCTTGTCAGTATCTCTGCACTTTTTCTGGCAGTTATCGCCCTT is part of the Veillonellaceae bacterium genome and encodes:
- a CDS encoding ABC transporter substrate-binding protein; its protein translation is AIDIISKAIGEEERGAALHTSLARQLNEVQRLITQAPPKRMFLEVWDKPLLTVGRDSFINDIIIRAGGINVAAGKNVDYLSCDIETLYFYNPEIYVVLSHYRNDTRSLIIRPELSDIMAVKNGEVYQIADDLLARPGPRSFIGLVELAKILHPAAMKDWENK